The proteins below come from a single Bombus pyrosoma isolate SC7728 linkage group LG10, ASM1482585v1, whole genome shotgun sequence genomic window:
- the LOC122571314 gene encoding uncharacterized protein LOC122571314 isoform X1, producing the protein MALLRNNSEIYGIEEEMIKLTQDTTKLKKEQPNLNTRNCKICTSISCNKNCSKMVQRELLNKEVIILESDSFICIICNRKIKSIHNIVSHVKGMTHKNKLKSQNIDQSSASNVVALTTKMTKLSISNSSHSNLNSFDNDSIITDIVRAQITDFLCKSPFGKQTPKECKSKKKSAIERLNKMYTERYLEIEEKIYNVQQKLESIKINLELIMPYDRTYLYCLACNEKVSKELYLLYEHTCLQRHRTQVNQIKKDINSYVLSRQYIRKLPNSSLKCYACKNPISNDRDNINLHIQSSIHKKRYKESAEVIDAIFDSISQDIKNLWYNIQRFCCVLCKQNFGFKLEFIMHINAKHSKILNDQIFDFCIPCTTLWLSNRDSYTEHCNDILHKYLLKSQDFMIEDFPDDMKGMLTQIDEVSDILFQQTQVLLDDNISQEVKQSLENSVKLYFPTVKGFIFGSRVTGLGFPNSDIDIYLDCENTYGQDTLHNNQDNNTLAQTHFILIKKILQEQKGEWEIKQVVEKAKVPIIKLIYKRNGLHCDVCTTNSLSVENSKLIRSFNDAYLPCRKLILVIKKWFSYINLPERHGLTNYALAWLVIFYLQRKSYLESVAELIQEKNESQIICGWETGVAQPKKNNKSEQSISTLLMGFFQFYTNFDYQHYIICPLMGQPIAKRAFAESIMLPKEMKHYIKHLRTSKDPEYFRIDSPLCVQDPFELSHNLTKAVTSITLRYFKQYCQESLCILHSLTK; encoded by the exons atggctttattaagaaataacagTGAGATTTATGGGATTGAAGAAGAAATGATTAAACTTACACaag ATACaacaaagttaaaaaaagaacaaccAAATCTAAACACTAGGAATTGCAAAATTTGTACTTCAATATCATGTAACAAGAATTGCTCAAAAATGGTACAACGAGAACTGTTAAACAAGGAAGTTATAATACTTGAATCTGATAgctttatatgtataatatgtaatcgtaaaattaaatcaattcaTAATATTGTTTCACATGTCAAAGGAATGACTCataagaataaattgaaaagtcaAAATATCGATCAATCAAGTGCTAGTAATGTTGTTGCATTAACAACAAAAATGACTAAACTATCTATTAGTAATAGCAGTCACTCTAATTTAAATAGTTTTGATAATGATTCTATTATAACAGATATAGTGAGAGCACAAATCACagattttttatgtaaatcaCCATTTGGCAAACAGACACCAAAAGAATGCAaatcaaaaaagaaatctgCAATAGAACGTCTGAATAAAATGTACACTGaaagatatttagaaattgaagaaaaaatatataacgttcaacaaaaattagaaagtattaaaataaatttggaattaaTTATGCCATATGATAgaacatatttatattgtttagcttgcaatgaaaaagtttcaaaagaATTGTATTTGCTATATGAACATACATGTCTCCAAAGACATAGGACGCAagttaatcaaattaaaaaagatataaattcttaTGTACTATCAAGGCAATACATAAGGAAACTACCAAACTCTTCATTAAAGTGTTATGCTTGTAAAAATCCTATTAGTAATGATAGagacaatattaatttacatatacaaagcagtatacataaaaaaagatataaagaatCAGCCGAAGTTATAGATGCCATTTTTGATTCTATATCACAAGATATTAAGAATTTGTGGTATAATATTCAGAGATTTTGTTGTGTTttatgtaaacaaaattttggatttaaattagaatttataatgCATATTAATGCAAAACACAGTAAAATTTTGAACGATCAAATATTCGACTTTTGTATTCCATGTACCACATTATGGTTAAGTAACAGGGACTCTTACACAGAACACTGTAATGAtatattgcataaatatttattaaaaagtcaaGATTTTATGATTGAGGATTTTCCTGATGATATGAAAGGAATGTTAACACAAATTGATGAggtttctgatattttattccaacaaaCACAAGTTTTATTGGATGACAATATATCACAGGAAGTGAAACAATCTTTAGAAAATAgcgtgaaattatatttcccaACTGTTAAAGGGTTTATATTTGGTTCAAGAGTTACTGGACTTGGATTTCCAAATAGTGACATAGACATATATCTTGATTGCG aaaataCATACGGTCAGGACACTTTACATAACAATCAGGACAATAACACTTTAGCACAAACGCAttttatattgattaaaaaaattttacaagaacAAAAAGGAGAATGGGAAATAAAGCAAGTAGTGGAAAAGGCAAAAGTtcctataataaaattaatatacaaacgAAATGGTTTACATTGTGATGTTTGTACCACAAACAGTCTTTCTGTTGAGAATTCTAAACTAATAAG gtCTTTCAATGATGCATATTTACCCTGCAGAAAACTAATATTGGTTATAAAAAAATGGTTCTCCTACATTAACTTACCTGAAAGACATGGCTTAACGAATTATGCTCTTGCTTGGCTTGTTATATTCTACTTACAAAGAAAATCTTATTTAGAAAGTGTTGCAGAATTAATACAAGAGAAAAATGAGTCTCAAATCATATGtg gaTGGGAAACTGGTGTTGCACAACccaaaaaaaataataaatctgaaCAGTCAATTTCAACATTGTTAATGggtttttttcaattttatacaaattttgattatcagcattatattatttgtccACTTATGGGTCAACCTATAGCTAAACGAGCTTTTGCGGAGTCAATCATGCTGcctaaagaaatgaaacattaCATTAAACATCTGAGAACCTCAAAAGATCctgaatattttcgtattgaTTCTCCATTGTGTGTACAAGATCCTTTTGAATTATCTCATAATTTAACAAAGGCCGTGACGAGTATTACCTTAAGGTATTTCAAGCAATATTGTCAAGAAagtttatgtatattacattcttTGACAAAGTAA
- the LOC122571314 gene encoding uncharacterized protein LOC122571314 isoform X2, which yields MALLRNNSEIYGIEEEMIKLTQDTTKLKKEQPNLNTRNCKICTSISCNKNCSKMVQRELLNKEVIILESDSFICIICNRKIKSIHNIVSHVKGMTHKNKLKSQNIDQSSASNVVALTTKMTKLSISNSSHSNLNSFDNDSIITDIVRAQITDFLCKSPFGKQTPKECKSKKKSAIERLNKMYTERYLEIEEKIYNVQQKLESIKINLELIMPYDRTYLYCLACNEKVSKELYLLYEHTCLQRHRTQVNQIKKDINSYVLSRQYIRKLPNSSLKCYACKNPISNDRDNINLHIQSSIHKKRYKESAEVIDAIFDSISQDIKNLWYNIQRFCCVLCKQNFGFKLEFIMHINAKHSKILNDQIFDFCIPCTTLWLSNRDSYTEHCNDILHKYLLKSQDFMIEDFPDDMKGMLTQIDEVSDILFQQTQVLLDDNISQEVKQSLENSVKLYFPTVKGFIFGSRVTGLGFPNSDIDIYLDCENTYGQDTLHNNQDNNTLAQTHFILIKKILQEQKGEWEIKQVVEKAKVPIIKLIYKRNGLHCDVCTTNSLSVENSKLIRSFNDAYLPCRKLILVIKKWFSYINLPERHGLTNYALAWLVIFYLQRKSYLESVAELIQEKNESQIICGWETGVAQPKKNNKSEQSISTLLMGFFQFYTNFDYQHYIICPLMGQPIAKRAFAESIMLPKEMKHYIKHLRTSKDPEYFRIDSPLCVQDPFELSHNLTKAVTSITLRYT from the exons atggctttattaagaaataacagTGAGATTTATGGGATTGAAGAAGAAATGATTAAACTTACACaag ATACaacaaagttaaaaaaagaacaaccAAATCTAAACACTAGGAATTGCAAAATTTGTACTTCAATATCATGTAACAAGAATTGCTCAAAAATGGTACAACGAGAACTGTTAAACAAGGAAGTTATAATACTTGAATCTGATAgctttatatgtataatatgtaatcgtaaaattaaatcaattcaTAATATTGTTTCACATGTCAAAGGAATGACTCataagaataaattgaaaagtcaAAATATCGATCAATCAAGTGCTAGTAATGTTGTTGCATTAACAACAAAAATGACTAAACTATCTATTAGTAATAGCAGTCACTCTAATTTAAATAGTTTTGATAATGATTCTATTATAACAGATATAGTGAGAGCACAAATCACagattttttatgtaaatcaCCATTTGGCAAACAGACACCAAAAGAATGCAaatcaaaaaagaaatctgCAATAGAACGTCTGAATAAAATGTACACTGaaagatatttagaaattgaagaaaaaatatataacgttcaacaaaaattagaaagtattaaaataaatttggaattaaTTATGCCATATGATAgaacatatttatattgtttagcttgcaatgaaaaagtttcaaaagaATTGTATTTGCTATATGAACATACATGTCTCCAAAGACATAGGACGCAagttaatcaaattaaaaaagatataaattcttaTGTACTATCAAGGCAATACATAAGGAAACTACCAAACTCTTCATTAAAGTGTTATGCTTGTAAAAATCCTATTAGTAATGATAGagacaatattaatttacatatacaaagcagtatacataaaaaaagatataaagaatCAGCCGAAGTTATAGATGCCATTTTTGATTCTATATCACAAGATATTAAGAATTTGTGGTATAATATTCAGAGATTTTGTTGTGTTttatgtaaacaaaattttggatttaaattagaatttataatgCATATTAATGCAAAACACAGTAAAATTTTGAACGATCAAATATTCGACTTTTGTATTCCATGTACCACATTATGGTTAAGTAACAGGGACTCTTACACAGAACACTGTAATGAtatattgcataaatatttattaaaaagtcaaGATTTTATGATTGAGGATTTTCCTGATGATATGAAAGGAATGTTAACACAAATTGATGAggtttctgatattttattccaacaaaCACAAGTTTTATTGGATGACAATATATCACAGGAAGTGAAACAATCTTTAGAAAATAgcgtgaaattatatttcccaACTGTTAAAGGGTTTATATTTGGTTCAAGAGTTACTGGACTTGGATTTCCAAATAGTGACATAGACATATATCTTGATTGCG aaaataCATACGGTCAGGACACTTTACATAACAATCAGGACAATAACACTTTAGCACAAACGCAttttatattgattaaaaaaattttacaagaacAAAAAGGAGAATGGGAAATAAAGCAAGTAGTGGAAAAGGCAAAAGTtcctataataaaattaatatacaaacgAAATGGTTTACATTGTGATGTTTGTACCACAAACAGTCTTTCTGTTGAGAATTCTAAACTAATAAG gtCTTTCAATGATGCATATTTACCCTGCAGAAAACTAATATTGGTTATAAAAAAATGGTTCTCCTACATTAACTTACCTGAAAGACATGGCTTAACGAATTATGCTCTTGCTTGGCTTGTTATATTCTACTTACAAAGAAAATCTTATTTAGAAAGTGTTGCAGAATTAATACAAGAGAAAAATGAGTCTCAAATCATATGtg gaTGGGAAACTGGTGTTGCACAACccaaaaaaaataataaatctgaaCAGTCAATTTCAACATTGTTAATGggtttttttcaattttatacaaattttgattatcagcattatattatttgtccACTTATGGGTCAACCTATAGCTAAACGAGCTTTTGCGGAGTCAATCATGCTGcctaaagaaatgaaacattaCATTAAACATCTGAGAACCTCAAAAGATCctgaatattttcgtattgaTTCTCCATTGTGTGTACAAGATCCTTTTGAATTATCTCATAATTTAACAAAGGCCGTGACGAGTATTACCTTAAG GTACACATGA
- the LOC122571315 gene encoding programmed cell death protein 2, which produces MTLDLGFVEKCESWKLESKFFPSKVGGKPAWLDLKNIPGEKILQCEYCKEPCIFLCQIYAPYEDSEDAFHRTIFVFMCRNVECSKLNKNGNLKAFRSQLPRLNEFYPSEPPIEQSDWRTDISVNKWVKTCYICGILAPSHCSKCKTVNYCCRTHQIYDWKHGHKEICGSNKKIIRKPEILLTEYEIVIEREDKKDTDDSIKEEEEEEEEEGEEEEIKKYETMVQKGEAGIFQNEDMPNELLNMVNEKEDKLFSTFLSTVDKYPHQILRYDRGGNILYISEESKINDIPRCSECNGERQFEFQIMPQLLNFLDLGNPLKCIDWGILAVFTCIKSCVPKNGYSKEYIWKQDIIENNSNKK; this is translated from the exons ATGACATTAGATTTAGGTTTTGTAGAGAAATGTGAATCTTGGAAATTAGAAAGCAAATTTTTTCCAAGTAAAGTCGGTGGTAAACCAGCATGGCTtgacttaaaaaatatacccggagaaaaaattcttcaatgTGAATATTGTAAAGAACCTTGTATCTTTTTATGTCAAATTTATGCACCGTACGAAGATAGTGAAGATGCTTTTCATAGAACGATCTTTGTCTTTATGTGTAGAAACGTAGAATGCTCGAAActgaataaaaatggaaatttaaaagcattTCGCTCTCAGTTGCCAAggttaaatgaattttatccaTCTGAACCTCCTATAGAACAGAGTGATTGGAGAACTGATATTA GTGTAAATAAGTGGGTAAAAACATGTTATATTTGTGGAATATTAGCACCTAGCCATTGTTCTAAATGTAAAACTGTAAATTATTGTTGTCGTACACATCAAATATATGATTGGAAACATGGACATAAAGAGATTTGTggtagtaataaaaaaataataaggaAACCTGAAATCTTGTTAACTGAATATGAAATAGTGATtgaaagagaagataaaaaagatacagatgattcaattaaagaagaagaagaagaagaagaagaagaaggagaagaagaagaaattaaaaagtatgaaaCAATGGTTCAAAAAGGTGAAGcaggaatttttcaaaatgaagaTATGCCAAATGAATTGCTAAATATGGTTAatgaaaaggaagataaattattttctacatttctttCAACTGTTGATAAATATCCACATCAAATATTAAG ATATGATAGAGGtggcaatattttatacatttcagaAGAAAGCAAAATTAATGACATACCAAGGTGTTCAGAATGTAATGGAGAGAGGCAATTTGAGTTTcag ATTATGCCTCAATTATTGAACTTCTTAGATCTTGGAAATCCATTAAAATGTATTGACTGGGGTATTTTAGCAGTATTTACTTGCATAAAATCATGTGTACCTAAAAATGGATACAGCAAAGAATATATATGGAAGCAAGACatcatagaaaataatagtaataaaaaatga